The following proteins come from a genomic window of Alnus glutinosa chromosome 10, dhAlnGlut1.1, whole genome shotgun sequence:
- the LOC133880578 gene encoding uncharacterized protein LOC133880578 isoform X2 produces the protein MPPATSAFDIPLSVEPRRQRSFRCFLSTLFLLSAAFFIGSALIVTDYKERYLSWGSVDAIQNTRSKMCESQCMSRGSESLPKGIVSKTSDLKMRPLWGPMDKKNSKPFTNLLGIAAGIKQKESVNKIVKKFLSSDFIVMLFHYDGNVDDWRDLDWSNRAIHVSAINQTKWWFAKRFLHPDIVSEYGYIFLWDEDLGVENFDVGRYLTIIKEEGLEISQPALDPLVSEVHHHLTARDSRSKVHRRTYKMIGRRRCDENSTEPPCTGWVEMMAPVFSRASWRCAWHMIQNDLVHAWGLDFQLGYCVQGNRTKNIGIVDSEYVVHYGLPTLGSSVANKKVAEAPNQSTQDMSSSSGPLEASQSHQSDGRAGVRTRSYIELEIFKNRWKKAVKEDNCWVDSYQKPLL, from the exons ATGCCTCCAGCCACTTCAGCTTTTGAT ATTCCTCTAAGTGTGGAGCCTAGGAGGCAGAGATCATTTAGATGCTTCCTTTCTACTCTGTTTTTGCTTTCTGCAGCTTTCTTCATAGGGAGTGCATTGATAGTCACAGATTATAAAGAG AGGTATTTGTCTTGGGGATCAGTTGATGCTATACAGAATACAAGATCTAAGATGTGTGAG AGTCAATGCATGTCCCGAGGAAGTGAATCACTGCCTAAGGGAATTGTCTCCAAAACTTCTGACTTGAAAATGCGACCATTATGGGGCCCCATGGATAAAAAG AACTCGAAGCCATTCACAAACTTATTGGGCATTGCAGCTGGCATAAAGCAAAAAGAAAGTGTGAATAAGATTGTGAAGAAG TTTCTGTCAAGTGATTTTATCGTGATGCTTTTCCATTATGATGGCAATGTGGATGATTGGAGAGATTTAGACTGGAGCAACCGTGCCATACATGTTTCTGCTATTAATCAAACAAAGTG GTGGTTCGCCAAGCGTTTTTTACATCCTGATATTGTGTCTGAGTATGGCTACATCTTCCTCTGGGATGAAGATCTTGgagttgaaaattttgatgttGGAAG ATATCTTACAATTATTAAAGAAGAAGGGCTTGAGATATCACAGCCAGCACTTGACCCATTAGTATCTGAGGTCCATCATCATCTCACAGCAAGAGACAGCAGATCAAAAGTACACAG GAGGACTTACAAGATGATTGGTAGAAGGAGGTGCGATGAAAACAGCACAGAGCCTCCATGCACAGG GTGGGTGGAAATGATGGCTCCTGTTTTCTCAAGAGCATCCTGGCGTTGTGCATGGCATATGATTCAG AATGACTTAGTTCATGCATGGGGCTTGGATTTTCAGCTCGGTTACTGTGTTCAG GGTAATCGGACTAAAAATATTGGAATTGTTGATTCCGAATACGTAGTCCATTATGGTCTTCCTACACTGGGGTCATCGGTGGCGAACAag AAAGTTGCTGAAGCTCCTAATCAATCTACTCAAGATATGAGCTCCAGTTCAGGACCACTG GAAGCATCACAGTCGCATCAATCTGATGGTAGAGCTGGG GTGAGAACTCGGTCCTATATTGAACTAGAGATCTTCAAGAATAGATGGAAAAAAGCAGTTAAGGAAGATAATTGCTGGGTTGATTCTTATCAGAAACCACTATTGTGA
- the LOC133880578 gene encoding uncharacterized protein LOC133880578 isoform X1 codes for MPPATSAFDVPSVCSMFSNIPLSVEPRRQRSFRCFLSTLFLLSAAFFIGSALIVTDYKERYLSWGSVDAIQNTRSKMCESQCMSRGSESLPKGIVSKTSDLKMRPLWGPMDKKNSKPFTNLLGIAAGIKQKESVNKIVKKFLSSDFIVMLFHYDGNVDDWRDLDWSNRAIHVSAINQTKWWFAKRFLHPDIVSEYGYIFLWDEDLGVENFDVGRYLTIIKEEGLEISQPALDPLVSEVHHHLTARDSRSKVHRRTYKMIGRRRCDENSTEPPCTGWVEMMAPVFSRASWRCAWHMIQNDLVHAWGLDFQLGYCVQGNRTKNIGIVDSEYVVHYGLPTLGSSVANKKVAEAPNQSTQDMSSSSGPLEASQSHQSDGRAGVRTRSYIELEIFKNRWKKAVKEDNCWVDSYQKPLL; via the exons ATGCCTCCAGCCACTTCAGCTTTTGATGTGCCCTCAGTTTGCTCCATGTTTTCTAAT ATTCCTCTAAGTGTGGAGCCTAGGAGGCAGAGATCATTTAGATGCTTCCTTTCTACTCTGTTTTTGCTTTCTGCAGCTTTCTTCATAGGGAGTGCATTGATAGTCACAGATTATAAAGAG AGGTATTTGTCTTGGGGATCAGTTGATGCTATACAGAATACAAGATCTAAGATGTGTGAG AGTCAATGCATGTCCCGAGGAAGTGAATCACTGCCTAAGGGAATTGTCTCCAAAACTTCTGACTTGAAAATGCGACCATTATGGGGCCCCATGGATAAAAAG AACTCGAAGCCATTCACAAACTTATTGGGCATTGCAGCTGGCATAAAGCAAAAAGAAAGTGTGAATAAGATTGTGAAGAAG TTTCTGTCAAGTGATTTTATCGTGATGCTTTTCCATTATGATGGCAATGTGGATGATTGGAGAGATTTAGACTGGAGCAACCGTGCCATACATGTTTCTGCTATTAATCAAACAAAGTG GTGGTTCGCCAAGCGTTTTTTACATCCTGATATTGTGTCTGAGTATGGCTACATCTTCCTCTGGGATGAAGATCTTGgagttgaaaattttgatgttGGAAG ATATCTTACAATTATTAAAGAAGAAGGGCTTGAGATATCACAGCCAGCACTTGACCCATTAGTATCTGAGGTCCATCATCATCTCACAGCAAGAGACAGCAGATCAAAAGTACACAG GAGGACTTACAAGATGATTGGTAGAAGGAGGTGCGATGAAAACAGCACAGAGCCTCCATGCACAGG GTGGGTGGAAATGATGGCTCCTGTTTTCTCAAGAGCATCCTGGCGTTGTGCATGGCATATGATTCAG AATGACTTAGTTCATGCATGGGGCTTGGATTTTCAGCTCGGTTACTGTGTTCAG GGTAATCGGACTAAAAATATTGGAATTGTTGATTCCGAATACGTAGTCCATTATGGTCTTCCTACACTGGGGTCATCGGTGGCGAACAag AAAGTTGCTGAAGCTCCTAATCAATCTACTCAAGATATGAGCTCCAGTTCAGGACCACTG GAAGCATCACAGTCGCATCAATCTGATGGTAGAGCTGGG GTGAGAACTCGGTCCTATATTGAACTAGAGATCTTCAAGAATAGATGGAAAAAAGCAGTTAAGGAAGATAATTGCTGGGTTGATTCTTATCAGAAACCACTATTGTGA
- the LOC133880578 gene encoding uncharacterized protein LOC133880578 isoform X5 has translation MPPATSAFDVPSVCSMFSNIPLSVEPRRQRSFRCFLSTLFLLSAAFFIGSALIVTDYKERYLSWGSVDAIQNTRSKMCESQCMSRGSESLPKGIVSKTSDLKMRPLWGPMDKKNSKPFTNLLGIAAGIKQKESVNKIVKKFLSSDFIVMLFHYDGNVDDWRDLDWSNRAIHVSAINQTKWWFAKRFLHPDIVSEYGYIFLWDEDLGVENFDVGRYLTIIKEEGLEISQPALDPLVSEVHHHLTARDSRSKVHRRTYKMIGRRRCDENSTEPPCTGWVEMMAPVFSRASWRCAWHMIQNDLVHAWGLDFQLGYCVQGNRTKNIGIVDSEYVVHYGLPTLGSSVANKKVAEAPNQSTQDMSSSSGPLL, from the exons ATGCCTCCAGCCACTTCAGCTTTTGATGTGCCCTCAGTTTGCTCCATGTTTTCTAAT ATTCCTCTAAGTGTGGAGCCTAGGAGGCAGAGATCATTTAGATGCTTCCTTTCTACTCTGTTTTTGCTTTCTGCAGCTTTCTTCATAGGGAGTGCATTGATAGTCACAGATTATAAAGAG AGGTATTTGTCTTGGGGATCAGTTGATGCTATACAGAATACAAGATCTAAGATGTGTGAG AGTCAATGCATGTCCCGAGGAAGTGAATCACTGCCTAAGGGAATTGTCTCCAAAACTTCTGACTTGAAAATGCGACCATTATGGGGCCCCATGGATAAAAAG AACTCGAAGCCATTCACAAACTTATTGGGCATTGCAGCTGGCATAAAGCAAAAAGAAAGTGTGAATAAGATTGTGAAGAAG TTTCTGTCAAGTGATTTTATCGTGATGCTTTTCCATTATGATGGCAATGTGGATGATTGGAGAGATTTAGACTGGAGCAACCGTGCCATACATGTTTCTGCTATTAATCAAACAAAGTG GTGGTTCGCCAAGCGTTTTTTACATCCTGATATTGTGTCTGAGTATGGCTACATCTTCCTCTGGGATGAAGATCTTGgagttgaaaattttgatgttGGAAG ATATCTTACAATTATTAAAGAAGAAGGGCTTGAGATATCACAGCCAGCACTTGACCCATTAGTATCTGAGGTCCATCATCATCTCACAGCAAGAGACAGCAGATCAAAAGTACACAG GAGGACTTACAAGATGATTGGTAGAAGGAGGTGCGATGAAAACAGCACAGAGCCTCCATGCACAGG GTGGGTGGAAATGATGGCTCCTGTTTTCTCAAGAGCATCCTGGCGTTGTGCATGGCATATGATTCAG AATGACTTAGTTCATGCATGGGGCTTGGATTTTCAGCTCGGTTACTGTGTTCAG GGTAATCGGACTAAAAATATTGGAATTGTTGATTCCGAATACGTAGTCCATTATGGTCTTCCTACACTGGGGTCATCGGTGGCGAACAag AAAGTTGCTGAAGCTCCTAATCAATCTACTCAAGATATGAGCTCCAGTTCAGGACCACTG CTTTGA
- the LOC133880578 gene encoding uncharacterized protein LOC133880578 isoform X4 encodes MKTSTCIPLSVEPRRQRSFRCFLSTLFLLSAAFFIGSALIVTDYKERYLSWGSVDAIQNTRSKMCESQCMSRGSESLPKGIVSKTSDLKMRPLWGPMDKKNSKPFTNLLGIAAGIKQKESVNKIVKKFLSSDFIVMLFHYDGNVDDWRDLDWSNRAIHVSAINQTKWWFAKRFLHPDIVSEYGYIFLWDEDLGVENFDVGRYLTIIKEEGLEISQPALDPLVSEVHHHLTARDSRSKVHRRTYKMIGRRRCDENSTEPPCTGWVEMMAPVFSRASWRCAWHMIQNDLVHAWGLDFQLGYCVQGNRTKNIGIVDSEYVVHYGLPTLGSSVANKKVAEAPNQSTQDMSSSSGPLEASQSHQSDGRAGVRTRSYIELEIFKNRWKKAVKEDNCWVDSYQKPLL; translated from the exons ATGAAGACGTCAACTTGT ATTCCTCTAAGTGTGGAGCCTAGGAGGCAGAGATCATTTAGATGCTTCCTTTCTACTCTGTTTTTGCTTTCTGCAGCTTTCTTCATAGGGAGTGCATTGATAGTCACAGATTATAAAGAG AGGTATTTGTCTTGGGGATCAGTTGATGCTATACAGAATACAAGATCTAAGATGTGTGAG AGTCAATGCATGTCCCGAGGAAGTGAATCACTGCCTAAGGGAATTGTCTCCAAAACTTCTGACTTGAAAATGCGACCATTATGGGGCCCCATGGATAAAAAG AACTCGAAGCCATTCACAAACTTATTGGGCATTGCAGCTGGCATAAAGCAAAAAGAAAGTGTGAATAAGATTGTGAAGAAG TTTCTGTCAAGTGATTTTATCGTGATGCTTTTCCATTATGATGGCAATGTGGATGATTGGAGAGATTTAGACTGGAGCAACCGTGCCATACATGTTTCTGCTATTAATCAAACAAAGTG GTGGTTCGCCAAGCGTTTTTTACATCCTGATATTGTGTCTGAGTATGGCTACATCTTCCTCTGGGATGAAGATCTTGgagttgaaaattttgatgttGGAAG ATATCTTACAATTATTAAAGAAGAAGGGCTTGAGATATCACAGCCAGCACTTGACCCATTAGTATCTGAGGTCCATCATCATCTCACAGCAAGAGACAGCAGATCAAAAGTACACAG GAGGACTTACAAGATGATTGGTAGAAGGAGGTGCGATGAAAACAGCACAGAGCCTCCATGCACAGG GTGGGTGGAAATGATGGCTCCTGTTTTCTCAAGAGCATCCTGGCGTTGTGCATGGCATATGATTCAG AATGACTTAGTTCATGCATGGGGCTTGGATTTTCAGCTCGGTTACTGTGTTCAG GGTAATCGGACTAAAAATATTGGAATTGTTGATTCCGAATACGTAGTCCATTATGGTCTTCCTACACTGGGGTCATCGGTGGCGAACAag AAAGTTGCTGAAGCTCCTAATCAATCTACTCAAGATATGAGCTCCAGTTCAGGACCACTG GAAGCATCACAGTCGCATCAATCTGATGGTAGAGCTGGG GTGAGAACTCGGTCCTATATTGAACTAGAGATCTTCAAGAATAGATGGAAAAAAGCAGTTAAGGAAGATAATTGCTGGGTTGATTCTTATCAGAAACCACTATTGTGA
- the LOC133880578 gene encoding uncharacterized protein LOC133880578 isoform X3, giving the protein MRVVTVLKIPLSVEPRRQRSFRCFLSTLFLLSAAFFIGSALIVTDYKERYLSWGSVDAIQNTRSKMCESQCMSRGSESLPKGIVSKTSDLKMRPLWGPMDKKNSKPFTNLLGIAAGIKQKESVNKIVKKFLSSDFIVMLFHYDGNVDDWRDLDWSNRAIHVSAINQTKWWFAKRFLHPDIVSEYGYIFLWDEDLGVENFDVGRYLTIIKEEGLEISQPALDPLVSEVHHHLTARDSRSKVHRRTYKMIGRRRCDENSTEPPCTGWVEMMAPVFSRASWRCAWHMIQNDLVHAWGLDFQLGYCVQGNRTKNIGIVDSEYVVHYGLPTLGSSVANKKVAEAPNQSTQDMSSSSGPLEASQSHQSDGRAGVRTRSYIELEIFKNRWKKAVKEDNCWVDSYQKPLL; this is encoded by the exons ATGAGAGTTGTTACTGTTCTAAAG ATTCCTCTAAGTGTGGAGCCTAGGAGGCAGAGATCATTTAGATGCTTCCTTTCTACTCTGTTTTTGCTTTCTGCAGCTTTCTTCATAGGGAGTGCATTGATAGTCACAGATTATAAAGAG AGGTATTTGTCTTGGGGATCAGTTGATGCTATACAGAATACAAGATCTAAGATGTGTGAG AGTCAATGCATGTCCCGAGGAAGTGAATCACTGCCTAAGGGAATTGTCTCCAAAACTTCTGACTTGAAAATGCGACCATTATGGGGCCCCATGGATAAAAAG AACTCGAAGCCATTCACAAACTTATTGGGCATTGCAGCTGGCATAAAGCAAAAAGAAAGTGTGAATAAGATTGTGAAGAAG TTTCTGTCAAGTGATTTTATCGTGATGCTTTTCCATTATGATGGCAATGTGGATGATTGGAGAGATTTAGACTGGAGCAACCGTGCCATACATGTTTCTGCTATTAATCAAACAAAGTG GTGGTTCGCCAAGCGTTTTTTACATCCTGATATTGTGTCTGAGTATGGCTACATCTTCCTCTGGGATGAAGATCTTGgagttgaaaattttgatgttGGAAG ATATCTTACAATTATTAAAGAAGAAGGGCTTGAGATATCACAGCCAGCACTTGACCCATTAGTATCTGAGGTCCATCATCATCTCACAGCAAGAGACAGCAGATCAAAAGTACACAG GAGGACTTACAAGATGATTGGTAGAAGGAGGTGCGATGAAAACAGCACAGAGCCTCCATGCACAGG GTGGGTGGAAATGATGGCTCCTGTTTTCTCAAGAGCATCCTGGCGTTGTGCATGGCATATGATTCAG AATGACTTAGTTCATGCATGGGGCTTGGATTTTCAGCTCGGTTACTGTGTTCAG GGTAATCGGACTAAAAATATTGGAATTGTTGATTCCGAATACGTAGTCCATTATGGTCTTCCTACACTGGGGTCATCGGTGGCGAACAag AAAGTTGCTGAAGCTCCTAATCAATCTACTCAAGATATGAGCTCCAGTTCAGGACCACTG GAAGCATCACAGTCGCATCAATCTGATGGTAGAGCTGGG GTGAGAACTCGGTCCTATATTGAACTAGAGATCTTCAAGAATAGATGGAAAAAAGCAGTTAAGGAAGATAATTGCTGGGTTGATTCTTATCAGAAACCACTATTGTGA